The following coding sequences lie in one Halorarum halophilum genomic window:
- a CDS encoding DJ-1/PfpI family protein: MDVAILLYEGFDELDAVGPFEVFGYAEDEGADLHARLVSLDGTGPVTASHGMRVEVDGLLPDPGEVDLLVVPGGGWNDRSEAGAWAEYERGEIPDAIAAHHDAGARVASVCTGGMLLSKAGLLSGRPAVTHAGAIDDLRGTDADVREERVIDDGDVLTAGGVTSGLDLALHVVEREAGAEVAEAVATVLEYRRQHEAYTPQPAD; encoded by the coding sequence ATGGACGTCGCGATTCTGCTGTACGAGGGGTTCGACGAACTCGACGCCGTCGGTCCGTTCGAGGTGTTCGGCTACGCCGAGGACGAGGGCGCCGACCTGCACGCGCGGCTCGTCTCGCTCGACGGCACCGGGCCCGTAACCGCCAGCCACGGCATGCGCGTCGAGGTCGACGGCCTCCTCCCCGACCCGGGCGAGGTGGACCTCCTGGTCGTTCCTGGCGGCGGCTGGAACGACCGGAGCGAGGCCGGCGCGTGGGCCGAGTACGAGCGCGGGGAGATCCCCGACGCGATCGCCGCGCACCACGACGCCGGCGCCCGGGTCGCCTCCGTCTGTACCGGCGGGATGCTGCTCTCGAAGGCGGGGCTGCTCTCCGGCCGGCCGGCCGTCACCCACGCGGGCGCGATCGACGACCTCCGAGGGACCGACGCCGACGTGCGGGAGGAGCGGGTGATCGACGACGGCGACGTGCTCACGGCGGGCGGCGTCACCTCAGGGCTCGACCTCGCGCTCCACGTCGTCGAGCGCGAGGCGGGCGCCGAGGTGGCCGAGGCGGTGGCGACCGTTCTCGAGTACCGACGCCAGCACGAGGCGTACACGCCGCAGCCCGCGGACTGA
- a CDS encoding dihydrofolate reductase, translating into MDLVIIAAVAANDVIGADGDIPWHHPEDLRHFKETTMGSPVVMGRRTYESIARDLGGPLPGRTNIVLSRSAPDLGGGPDATPASDLPDGVVVVGSPDEAVAAAEATGADTVYVAGGGAVYEAFLDRADRLVLTELHDAHEGDTVFPEWTRGRWREVDREERDDFDFVVYERIDG; encoded by the coding sequence ATGGACCTGGTCATCATCGCCGCCGTCGCGGCCAACGACGTCATCGGCGCGGACGGGGACATCCCCTGGCACCACCCTGAGGACCTCCGGCACTTCAAGGAGACGACGATGGGGAGCCCGGTCGTCATGGGCCGTCGCACCTACGAGTCCATCGCGCGCGACCTCGGCGGGCCGCTCCCCGGCCGGACGAACATCGTCCTCTCCCGGTCCGCCCCGGACCTCGGCGGGGGTCCCGACGCCACTCCCGCGTCCGACTTGCCCGACGGGGTCGTCGTCGTCGGCTCCCCCGACGAGGCGGTCGCGGCGGCCGAGGCGACGGGCGCGGACACCGTGTACGTCGCCGGCGGCGGCGCGGTGTACGAGGCGTTCCTCGACCGCGCGGACCGGCTGGTCCTCACCGAACTCCACGACGCCCACGAGGGGGACACGGTGTTCCCGGAGTGGACCCGCGGGCGATGGCGGGAGGTGGACCGTGAGGAACGGGACGACTTCGATTTCGTGGTCTACGAACGGATCGACGGGTGA
- the thyA gene encoding thymidylate synthase, translated as MQQYLDLVERVLRTGTHKPNRTGVDTLSSFAEGYEVDLAEGFPLLTTKDLSGFRWNSLIHEFLWYLSGEQHIRTLREETGIWNAWADEEGNLDTAYGRFWRRYPIPDEGLPGETWAEEGHRWVNDDERTFDQIQYVLDMLRENPNSRRIVVNAWHPANATVSTLPPCHYTFIFNVQGDRLNLQLVQRSGDIALGVPFNVAAYSLLLTAVAQRTGFEPGTFAHTVTDAHVYCGSGDRGAWYGEHGDDLADRLADVTERAEYREVADWVEREAPPEADDEEDMDHVPGLLRQLSREPRERPLIEVADKPLEELTYDDVRLREYDPAEGIRFAVAE; from the coding sequence ATGCAACAGTACCTCGACCTCGTCGAGCGCGTCCTCCGGACCGGGACGCACAAGCCCAACCGCACGGGGGTCGACACGCTCTCCTCGTTCGCGGAGGGGTACGAGGTGGACCTCGCCGAGGGGTTCCCGCTCCTGACGACGAAGGACCTCTCGGGGTTCCGGTGGAACTCGCTCATCCACGAGTTCCTCTGGTACCTCTCCGGGGAGCAGCACATTCGGACCCTGCGGGAGGAGACGGGCATCTGGAACGCCTGGGCCGACGAGGAGGGCAACCTCGACACGGCCTACGGGCGGTTCTGGCGGCGCTACCCCATCCCCGACGAGGGCCTGCCGGGCGAGACTTGGGCCGAGGAGGGCCACCGCTGGGTGAACGACGACGAGCGCACGTTCGACCAGATCCAGTACGTCCTCGACATGCTCCGGGAGAACCCCAACTCGCGACGGATCGTCGTGAACGCCTGGCACCCCGCGAACGCCACCGTCTCGACGCTCCCGCCGTGTCACTACACGTTCATCTTCAACGTCCAAGGCGACCGGCTGAACCTCCAGCTCGTCCAGCGCTCGGGAGACATCGCGCTCGGCGTCCCGTTCAACGTCGCCGCCTACTCGCTGCTGCTCACCGCCGTCGCCCAGCGCACCGGGTTCGAGCCCGGCACCTTCGCCCACACCGTCACCGACGCGCACGTCTACTGCGGGAGCGGCGACCGCGGGGCTTGGTACGGCGAGCACGGCGACGACCTCGCCGACAGACTCGCGGACGTGACCGAGCGCGCGGAGTACCGCGAGGTCGCCGACTGGGTCGAGCGCGAGGCCCCGCCCGAGGCCGACGACGAGGAGGACATGGACCACGTCCCCGGCCTGCTCCGCCAGCTCTCGCGTGAGCCCCGCGAGCGCCCGCTCATCGAGGTCGCCGACAAGCCCCTCGAGGAGTTGACGTACGACGACGTCCGCCTCCGCGAGTACGACCCCGCCGAGGGAATCCGGTTCGCGGTCGCCGAGTGA
- the sod gene encoding superoxide dismutase: MSEHELDPLPYDYDALEPHISEQVLTWHHDTHHQGYVNGWNSAEETLQENRESGDFGSSGSALRNVTHNGCGHILHTLFWQNMSPEGGDEPSGSLADRIEEDFGSYDAWKGEFEAAAKNASGWALLVYDSFSNQLQNVVVDKHDQGALWGSHPLVALDVWEHSYYYDYGPARGDFIDAFFEVVDWEEPSSRYEQATELFE; the protein is encoded by the coding sequence ATGAGCGAACACGAACTCGATCCCCTTCCGTACGACTACGACGCGCTCGAACCACACATCTCCGAACAGGTGCTGACGTGGCACCACGACACCCACCACCAGGGCTACGTCAACGGCTGGAACTCGGCCGAGGAGACGCTGCAGGAGAACCGCGAGTCCGGCGACTTCGGCTCCTCCGGCAGCGCGCTCCGCAACGTGACCCACAACGGCTGTGGGCACATCCTGCACACCCTGTTCTGGCAGAACATGAGCCCCGAGGGCGGCGACGAGCCGTCCGGGTCGCTCGCGGACCGCATCGAGGAGGACTTCGGCTCGTACGACGCCTGGAAGGGCGAGTTCGAGGCCGCGGCCAAGAACGCGAGCGGCTGGGCGCTGCTCGTCTACGACTCGTTCAGCAACCAGCTGCAGAACGTCGTCGTGGACAAGCACGACCAGGGCGCGCTCTGGGGCAGCCACCCACTCGTCGCGCTGGACGTCTGGGAGCACTCGTACTACTACGACTACGGCCCGGCCCGTGGCGACTTCATCGACGCGTTCTTCGAGGTCGTCGACTGGGAGGAGCCGTCGTCCCGGTACGAGCAGGCTACCGAGCTCTTCGAGTAA
- a CDS encoding DUF7522 family protein, producing MDEAKDELIASLREFGGDALRDAWLFDEETHESLYVREDVERRVADVDVSGYLDNERYGYVTRRTFEELHYTGYNYTVRGFDAFTQFRTFLLAGDRRIGLLASFDPGENYDFDDLSNRIEDLAEGADRLELGGSGG from the coding sequence ATGGACGAGGCGAAGGACGAACTGATCGCGTCGCTCCGGGAGTTCGGCGGCGACGCCCTCCGGGACGCGTGGCTGTTCGACGAGGAGACCCACGAGTCGCTGTACGTCCGCGAGGACGTCGAGCGTCGGGTGGCGGACGTCGACGTGTCGGGATACCTGGACAACGAACGGTACGGGTACGTGACCCGACGGACCTTCGAGGAGCTCCACTACACCGGCTACAACTACACAGTCAGGGGGTTCGACGCGTTCACGCAGTTCAGGACGTTCCTGCTCGCGGGCGATCGCCGTATCGGACTGCTCGCGAGCTTCGACCCCGGCGAGAACTACGACTTCGACGACCTCTCGAACCGGATCGAGGACCTCGCCGAGGGCGCGGACCGGTTGGAGCTCGGCGGGAGCGGCGGCTGA
- a CDS encoding MBL fold metallo-hydrolase: MIRNLAAGVQAFTSNAFLVSGDPRADAPPRTEDGEPGRRVLVDTGSNFDVASRIREHVDDLDAVVLTHTHPDHVGNLAHVRDAFDVETWGFDTALDEVDNELPDGGTVTMGTAEYEALHTPGHKDDHLCLYAPDAGVLFAGDLVFQNGGFGRTDLAEGNREALIDSIDRVYGRVGDDLRELHVGHGPSVLTNPSQDVELAARSARMG, translated from the coding sequence ATGATCCGGAACCTCGCCGCCGGCGTGCAGGCGTTCACGAGCAACGCGTTCCTCGTCTCCGGCGACCCGCGCGCCGACGCCCCGCCCCGAACGGAGGACGGCGAGCCCGGGAGACGCGTCCTCGTCGACACGGGGTCGAACTTCGACGTCGCCTCCCGAATCCGCGAGCACGTCGATGACCTGGACGCCGTCGTGCTCACCCACACGCACCCGGACCACGTCGGTAACCTTGCCCACGTGCGCGACGCGTTCGACGTGGAGACGTGGGGGTTCGACACCGCGCTGGACGAGGTGGACAACGAACTCCCGGACGGCGGGACCGTGACCATGGGGACCGCCGAGTACGAGGCGCTGCACACGCCGGGCCACAAGGACGACCACCTCTGCCTGTACGCCCCCGACGCGGGCGTGCTGTTCGCCGGCGACCTCGTCTTCCAGAACGGCGGCTTCGGCCGCACCGACCTCGCGGAGGGGAACCGCGAGGCTCTGATCGACAGCATCGACCGCGTGTACGGACGGGTCGGCGACGACCTGCGCGAACTCCACGTCGGGCACGGGCCGAGCGTCCTCACGAACCCGTCGCAGGACGTGGAACTGGCAGCGCGCTCGGCCCGAATGGGATAG
- a CDS encoding DUF5827 family protein: MPTPKSEFQELHPCDFYTPEELLEEDQMYTVYEIARLLQGLEPDANIDEGTEEILLDWTIPWVMRHADDLVVAEPRTDEEPGYYGREEAGDLDDEE, encoded by the coding sequence ATGCCGACACCGAAGTCGGAGTTCCAGGAACTCCACCCCTGTGACTTCTACACGCCAGAGGAGCTCCTCGAGGAGGATCAGATGTACACCGTCTACGAGATCGCGCGCCTCCTCCAGGGGCTCGAACCCGACGCGAACATCGACGAGGGGACCGAGGAGATCCTCCTCGACTGGACCATCCCGTGGGTGATGCGTCACGCCGACGACCTGGTCGTCGCCGAGCCCCGGACGGACGAGGAACCGGGCTACTACGGCCGCGAGGAGGCCGGCGACCTCGACGACGAGGAATGA
- a CDS encoding MFS transporter — translation MREWRGVGMVGGWQLTASLCFYAVFASTGFIREGFGLSGFLTGIAVTAVMLGYTVALAGAGAAVDAYGERPAMLAGLTLLGVGMVAVAVAPTYPWLLAALVFVGMAYATAMPATNRAVLVVAPEGRRNIAMNVKQVGVTAGSGLSALLVTTAGTNGDWRTGFLVAAAVAGVVALAFGWDYEGRPGSGVLSFPDVHGLLDVDGYRGLLLAGVFLGAAVFTTTGYLVVYMQDSTVAAAAGFAGATFAGVQVTGSVGRLAGGAIADRLPGQADASALVLVAQAVLTGVGFVAVALAGAPVSAAVAFLALGLFVLGFPGVYYACLTGLVPDDEVGAATAGGQAAINVGGLLAPPAFGYLADAIGYAVGWYALAVVALLAALSVLPVAKS, via the coding sequence GTGCGCGAATGGCGCGGCGTCGGGATGGTCGGCGGGTGGCAGTTGACCGCCAGCCTCTGCTTTTATGCGGTGTTCGCATCGACCGGGTTCATCCGCGAGGGGTTCGGTCTCTCCGGCTTCCTGACAGGTATCGCCGTGACGGCAGTGATGCTCGGCTACACCGTCGCGCTTGCCGGTGCCGGCGCCGCGGTCGACGCCTACGGCGAGCGCCCGGCGATGCTCGCGGGGCTGACGCTGCTCGGCGTCGGCATGGTCGCCGTCGCGGTCGCGCCGACCTACCCGTGGCTGCTCGCCGCGCTCGTCTTCGTCGGGATGGCGTACGCGACGGCGATGCCCGCGACGAACCGCGCCGTGCTCGTCGTCGCACCCGAGGGGCGGCGCAACATCGCGATGAACGTGAAGCAGGTCGGCGTCACCGCCGGGTCGGGGCTCTCCGCGCTGCTCGTCACGACCGCGGGCACGAACGGCGACTGGCGCACCGGCTTCCTCGTCGCGGCGGCGGTCGCCGGCGTCGTCGCCCTCGCGTTCGGCTGGGACTACGAGGGCCGGCCGGGAAGCGGCGTGCTCTCGTTCCCCGACGTTCACGGGCTGCTCGACGTGGACGGCTACCGGGGGTTGCTGCTCGCGGGGGTGTTCCTCGGTGCGGCGGTGTTCACCACCACGGGCTACCTCGTCGTCTACATGCAGGACAGCACCGTCGCCGCGGCGGCCGGCTTCGCCGGGGCGACGTTCGCGGGCGTACAGGTGACCGGGAGCGTCGGTCGCCTCGCCGGAGGGGCGATCGCCGACAGGCTCCCGGGCCAAGCGGACGCGAGCGCGCTCGTGCTCGTCGCACAGGCGGTCCTCACGGGCGTCGGCTTCGTCGCCGTGGCGCTCGCCGGTGCTCCCGTCTCGGCCGCGGTCGCCTTCCTCGCGCTCGGACTGTTCGTCCTCGGCTTCCCAGGCGTCTACTACGCCTGCCTCACGGGGCTCGTCCCGGACGACGAGGTCGGCGCGGCCACGGCCGGCGGCCAGGCGGCGATCAACGTCGGCGGCCTCCTCGCGCCGCCCGCCTTCGGCTACCTCGCCGACGCAATCGGCTACGCCGTCGGGTGGTACGCGCTCGCTGTCGTCGCGCTGCTCGCCGCGCTGTCGGTGCTCCCCGTCGCCAAGTCGTGA
- a CDS encoding cryptochrome/photolyase family protein gives MRVFWHRRDLRIADNRGLAAAAADDTVLPAFVVDDGVLEHAGATRVRFMLDALASLRATYRGLGSDLLVVRGDPTEELPRLASHHDADGVYWNEDYSGLARERDAAVRRSLEDDGLVARAFHDAVHHEPGTITTNEGEPYSVYSYFWKKWRDRSKADPYPAPGPESLVPADDLPADPLPDLDDLGFAEPDAVLQRVGTDAAHDRLDAFLDGPIYEYQEAREYPAREGTSRLSADLKWGTIGVREVSEAVEAAAADAPDDGAAESVEEFRSQLAWREFYAQVLWANPNVVSENVRTYERPIEWREDPEALRAWKVGETGFPIVDAGMRQLREEAYMHNRVRMIVASFLTKDLRVDWREGYAHFRELLVDHDAANDSCGWQWAASTGTDAQPYFRVFNPTTQGERYDPDAEYIREYVPAFEGIPAEEVHGWPDLTDEQRERTADHPHPIVDHAEAREAAIGMFERARGDDGSGG, from the coding sequence ATGCGCGTCTTCTGGCACCGGCGGGACCTCCGGATCGCCGACAACCGGGGGCTGGCCGCGGCCGCGGCCGACGACACCGTCCTCCCGGCCTTCGTCGTCGACGACGGCGTCCTGGAACACGCGGGCGCGACCCGCGTCCGGTTCATGCTGGACGCCCTCGCCTCGTTGCGCGCGACGTACCGCGGTCTCGGTTCGGACCTCCTCGTCGTCCGCGGTGACCCGACAGAGGAGCTTCCCCGGCTCGCCTCCCACCACGACGCCGATGGAGTGTACTGGAACGAGGATTACTCCGGGCTCGCGCGCGAGCGCGATGCGGCGGTCCGACGGTCGCTGGAGGACGACGGCCTCGTCGCGAGGGCGTTCCACGACGCCGTCCACCACGAACCCGGAACGATCACGACGAACGAAGGGGAGCCGTACTCGGTGTACAGCTACTTCTGGAAGAAGTGGCGCGACCGGAGCAAGGCGGACCCGTACCCGGCGCCCGGCCCGGAGTCGCTCGTGCCGGCCGACGACCTCCCCGCCGACCCGCTCCCCGATCTCGACGACCTCGGCTTCGCGGAGCCCGACGCGGTCCTGCAGAGGGTCGGGACCGACGCTGCCCACGATCGGCTCGATGCCTTCCTCGACGGACCCATCTACGAGTACCAGGAGGCGCGTGAATACCCGGCGAGAGAGGGGACTTCGCGGCTCTCGGCGGACCTCAAGTGGGGGACGATCGGCGTGCGCGAGGTGTCCGAGGCCGTCGAGGCGGCCGCGGCGGACGCGCCCGACGATGGCGCCGCCGAGTCGGTCGAGGAGTTCCGCTCGCAACTCGCCTGGCGGGAGTTCTACGCGCAGGTTCTATGGGCGAACCCGAACGTCGTGTCCGAGAACGTTCGGACGTACGAACGCCCCATCGAGTGGCGCGAGGACCCCGAAGCGCTGCGGGCGTGGAAGGTCGGCGAGACGGGGTTTCCTATCGTCGACGCGGGAATGCGGCAGCTTCGCGAGGAGGCGTACATGCACAACCGGGTCCGGATGATCGTCGCGTCGTTCCTCACGAAGGACCTCCGGGTCGACTGGCGGGAGGGGTACGCCCACTTCCGCGAGTTGCTCGTGGACCACGACGCCGCCAACGACTCCTGTGGCTGGCAGTGGGCCGCCTCGACCGGGACCGACGCCCAGCCGTACTTCCGCGTGTTCAACCCGACGACCCAGGGCGAGCGCTACGACCCCGACGCCGAGTACATCCGCGAGTACGTCCCCGCGTTCGAGGGGATCCCGGCCGAGGAGGTCCACGGCTGGCCCGACCTCACCGACGAGCAGCGCGAGCGGACGGCCGACCACCCGCACCCGATCGTCGACCACGCCGAGGCGCGCGAGGCGGCCATCGGGATGTTCGAGCGAGCCCGCGGGGACGACGGGTCGGGCGGGTAG
- a CDS encoding ATPase — translation MRLLVAGGDRVDAGKTTFAVGLAARLAAEGVGDPDSGRSVEPFKPRAGNDYWFDHDDVLAATADGRLYGKDVRRLTDVAGGVPEERNPVHRLWRPTPGRTGMLGDPNRTFLLDRVSTPDGTTWVRNANVDLPDPIRERLPVADARDVDSVEAFNDAMQAIHLPALEGVAERVRAADAALVESYGDVADPLPGAGVDYDAVAAVEPGRARVYDGDRWEAARAAAAGSDAEGQLEERVEPVTRMVDPVSTHALPALSGPERADPDSVSDANRSAYDALLGVAGE, via the coding sequence ATGAGACTGCTCGTCGCCGGGGGCGACCGCGTCGACGCGGGGAAGACGACGTTCGCGGTCGGCCTGGCGGCCCGCCTCGCCGCGGAGGGGGTCGGTGACCCGGATTCGGGTCGGTCGGTCGAGCCGTTCAAGCCCCGCGCGGGCAACGACTACTGGTTCGACCACGACGACGTGCTGGCCGCGACCGCGGACGGTCGACTGTACGGCAAGGACGTCCGTCGGCTCACCGACGTCGCCGGCGGCGTCCCCGAGGAACGGAACCCGGTCCACCGGCTCTGGCGGCCGACGCCCGGCCGCACGGGGATGCTCGGCGACCCCAACCGGACGTTCCTCCTCGACCGGGTGTCGACCCCCGACGGGACGACGTGGGTCCGCAACGCCAACGTCGACCTCCCCGACCCGATTCGCGAGCGACTGCCGGTCGCCGACGCGCGCGACGTCGACTCGGTCGAGGCGTTCAACGACGCGATGCAGGCGATCCACCTCCCGGCGCTCGAAGGCGTGGCCGAGCGCGTCCGCGCGGCCGACGCGGCGCTCGTGGAGTCGTACGGCGACGTCGCGGACCCGCTTCCCGGCGCCGGCGTCGACTACGACGCGGTGGCGGCCGTCGAACCCGGTCGGGCGCGGGTGTACGACGGCGACCGCTGGGAGGCTGCGCGAGCGGCCGCCGCCGGCAGCGACGCCGAGGGGCAACTGGAGGAGCGCGTCGAGCCAGTGACGAGGATGGTCGACCCCGTCTCGACCCACGCGCTCCCCGCGCTGTCGGGGCCGGAGCGCGCCGACCCCGACTCTGTCTCCGACGCGAATCGGTCAGCATACGACGCGCTGCTCGGCGTCGCGGGGGAGTAG